The following are encoded together in the Phaseolus vulgaris cultivar G19833 chromosome 9, P. vulgaris v2.0, whole genome shotgun sequence genome:
- the LOC137822689 gene encoding QWRF motif-containing protein 2-like, translated as MVEAAISTPKKLSSSPRSPSPFTPKRSHSVEQKRPGTSGSARTTSSSGKTFSNSSTTRSLSVSFQGESFWITVNKAKPTTNNIVSSPKLVAPRKSALDGASSPRGVINSRGQVSFIRPASPNKVSNAVPTSSSSSRGVSPLRLRSGASYNGFNKEPSILSFAVDVKRGRVGENRIVVAHSLRLLHNRLLQWRFVNARADSDLSVQKSNAESCLYDAWASTTKLQESVRAKRRELQLLKHKLKLVFILKKQMVYLEDWAVLDEIYISSLAGAIKALKASTLRLPVVDGATADVCKVKDVICSAMDIMKAMGSSMCLLLPKVGYVNSLVVEVANLSTKEHVLLDECRRHLSMVTTMQVRECSLRSHISQLKCLPETQH; from the exons ATGGTAGAAGCTGCCATTTCAACGCCCAAAAAACTCTCGTCATCTCCTCGGTCACCGTCGCCATTCACGCCCAAACGCTCGCACTCTGTGGAGCAAAAGCGCCCCGGCACTAGCGGCTCTGCCCGCACGACGTCGTCTTCCGGCAAAACGTTTTCAAATTCCTCAACAACAAGAAGCCTATCCGTGTCGTTTCAGGGCGAGTCGTTCTGGATCACCGTCAACAAAGCCAAACCAACAACAAACAACATCGTTTCCTCTCCCAAACTCGTCGCGCCGAGAAAATCGGCGTTGGACGGCGCATCGTCTCCGCGAGGAGTTATAAATAGCAGAGGCCAGGTTTCTTTTATTCGTCCTGCTTCACCGAACAAGGTTTCTAATGCAGTACcaacctcttcttcttcttcccgaGGTGTGAGCCCCTTGAGGCTCAGAAGCGGGGCGTCCTATAACGGGTTCAACAAAGAGCCTTCTATTTTGAGTTTTGCCGTTGATGTTAAGAGAGGGAGGGTGGGAGAGAACAGAATTGTGGTGGCGCATTCGCTTAGGCTTCTCCATAACCGCCTCTTGCAGTGGCGTTTTGTCAACGCCAGAGCAGATTCTGATCTCTCTGTACAGAAATCCAATGCTGAG agTTGTCTCTATGATGCTTGGGCATCTACCACTAAACTACAAGAATCTGTGCGTGCCAAAAGGAGAGAACTACAATTGCTGAAGCATAAATTGAAGCTGGTATTCATCCTCAAAAAGCAA ATGGTTTATTTGGAAGATTGGGCTGTTTTGGATGAAATTTACATTAGTTCACTTGCTGGAGCTATTAAAGCATTAAAGGCTAGCACTCTCCGCCTGCCTGTTGTTGATGGGGCCACG GCAGATGTATGTAAAGTCAAGGATGTTATCTGTTCAGCGATGGATATAATGAAGGCTATGGGATCCTCCATGTGCTTATTGTTACCAAAG GTTGGATATGTAAATTCGTTGGTGGTGGAAGTTGCTAACTTGAGTACGAAGGAGCATGTTTTGCTTGATGAGTGCAGACGCCATTTATCAATGGTTACAACCATGCAG GTTAGAGAGTGTAGCCTTAGATCACATATTTCACAACTGAAGTGCTTACCTGAAACTCAACATTGA